The following are encoded together in the Candida orthopsilosis Co 90-125, chromosome 5 draft sequence genome:
- a CDS encoding Rbt1 cell wall protein (similar to Hwp1p, required for virulence) → MKLSTANLLSLAAFVSSTQATWSLFEDLFKDCAPKHVQPICEIQDIFCDTDDSNDSVSARDASVNFKAAFVVSGAEKNDDGTYNVVANYEADQSDQLHQYFGGNIDSLSLTGTGCDDVQLYGQGASNAVSSAFKWSTKFQCKPEYKNGKCCLPDGFTIGFKFIEIGLAWEALKLVFGHQSCSYGIITHWSFLEVFDPSALLHHDLSLFKRDEVADGVEGFTTFDKRTLGFLHDLLGKCTTQNKGIKQFCWECDCPSTSSSTTVPPSTSSTPPTESSTPPTESSTPPTESCTPPTESSTPPTESSTPPTESSTPPTESSTPPTESSTPPTESSTPPTESSTPPTESSXXXXXXXXXPTESSTPPTESSTPPTESSTPPTESSTPPTESSTPPTESSTPPTESYTSSGSTETVVTHSTTIVTITSCSEDKCETTTATTGITVITEGTTIYTTYCPLTEKTTSSATTSKETSVPETVSTITTASTGPTESNESGPESSTRVPTTTTATAPSTSVPVSSQPPSKSQSEAPKSEGESETAAAPTSESEAPKSEGESETAAAPSSSAPAGQSEAPSSAPGESQTVVSPSSAPASSQAPSEDQGQAPASEGESQTVEAQSSSTPKVSQAPSGGENETTAAISTYEGAAMRNSAGILLVGAAALLL, encoded by the coding sequence ATGAAGTTATCCACTGCCAACTTATTGTCACTCGCTGCATTTGTGTCTTCAACTCAAGCCACCTGGTCtttatttgaagatttattcAAAGATTGTGCTCCAAAGCACGTTCAACCTATCTGTGAGATTCAGGATATCTTTTGTGACACTGATGATTCGAATGACTCAGTTTCTGCTCGTGATGCTTCTGTTAACTTTAAAGctgcttttgttgtttctggTGCTGAaaaaaatgatgatggaaCTTATAACGTTGTTGCGAATTATGAAGCTGATCAATCTGACCAATTGCATCAGTACTTTGGTGGTAACATTGACCTGTTGTCTCTTACTGGTACTGGTTGTGATGATGTTCAGCTTTATGGACAAGGTGCTTCCAATGCTGTTTCGAGTGCTTTCAAGTGGTctacaaaatttcaatgtaAACCAGAAtacaaaaatggaaaatgTTGTCTTCCAGACGGTTTTACAATTGGGTTCAAATTTATTGAGATTGGTCTTGCTTGGGAAGCATTAAAGTTGGTTTTTGGTCATCAATCGTGTCTGTATGGTATTATTACTCATTGGAGCTTTTTGGAGGTTTTTGATCCATCGGCATTGCTTCATCATGATTTATCATTATTTAAGAGAGACGAAGTTGCTGATGGTGTTGAAGGATTCACCACTTTTGATAAGAGAACCTTGGGTTTCTTGCATGACTTGTTAGGTAAATGTACTACTCAAAACAAGGGAATTAAACAGTTCTGTTGGGAATGCGACTGTCCATCTACATCGAGTAGCACTACTGTTCCACCAAGCACTTCATCTACTCCTCCAACTGAGTCGTCTACTCCTCCAACTGAATCATCTACTCCACCAACTGAATCGTGTACTCCACCAACTGAGTCGTCTACTCCACCAACTGAGTCGTCTACTCCACCAACCGAGTCTTCTACTCCTCCAACTGAGTCGTCTACTCCACCAACTGAATCATCTACTCCTCCAACTGAATCATCTACTCCTCCAACCGAGTCTTCAACTCCACCAACTGAGTCGTCTANNNNNNNNNNNNNNNNNNNNNNNNNNCCAACTGAGTCTTCAACTCCTCCAACTGAATCATCTACTCCTCCAACCGAGTCTTCTACTCCTCCAACTGAGTCGTCTACTCCACCAACTGAATCATCTACTCCTCCAACTGAATCATCTACTCCTCCAACTGAGTCGTATACTTCTTCTGGCTCAACAGAAACTGTTGTTACCCACTCTACAACCATTGTTACTATTACCTCTTGTTCTGAAGATAAATGTGAAACTACAACAGCCACCACTGGAATCACTGTCATTACTGAAGGAACTACAATTTACACAACGTACTGTCCTTTGACTGAAAAGACTACTTCGTCAGCAACAACTTCCAAGGAAACATCTGTACCAGAAACAGTCTCCACCATTACTACAGCTTCCACTGGACCAACTGAGAGTAACGAATCAGGGCCAGAATCAAGTACAAGGgtaccaacaacaacaaccgcTACTGCTCCTTCTACTTCTGTCCCGGTTAGCTCGCAACCCCCATCAAAGAGTCAAAGTGAAGCTCCAAAATCAGAAGGTGAATCAGAAACTGCTGCTGCTCCAACTAGTGAAAGTGAAGCGCCAAAATCAGAAGGTGAATCAGAAACTGCTGCTGctccttcttcatctgcTCCTGCCGGTCAAAGCGAAGCCCCATCTTCTGCTCCAGGTGAATCACAAACTGTTGTGTCTCCTTCTTCTGCTCCAGCTTCCTCGCAAGCCCCTTCAGAGGACCAAGGTCAAGCCCCAGCATCCGAAGGTGAATCACAAACGGTAGAAGCtcaatcatcatctacTCCAAAGGTTTCACAAGCTCCATCAGGAGGTGAGAATGAAACCACTGCTGCTATTTCTACATATGAGGGTGCCGCTATGAGAAATTCAGCAGGAATTCTTTTGGTTGGTGCTGCTGCGTTGTTACTTTAA
- a CDS encoding Mrpl22 protein (S. cerevisiae homolog MRPL22 is structural constituent of mitochondrial large ribosomal subunit) codes for MNRWSILTRGTFLRQSIPRARPSPLSTVFLRYNSSSPFGKLTTNPIEEMEKEKKGASEIVKNEEGEIDINSITPQNDEQLIEYYKNQSKPQAKLEDLIHPLKIQLFNQSVSQHGFFKNDQIVTHQGKSYKFHLTPEEIELLEPSIYLQSYRIKSSMKKATVVNRFVRGYDLKTAINQLHFNPKKMATELEKLLKRGLVKSQELGYDENSMYIAQLWTGSDGDWRKRLDIKGRGRHGIIHHRYIHLKCVLKTGQTKQRLQWEKQQREAKSKPKMYLNNEPLNIKVRPWYKW; via the coding sequence ATGAACAGGTGGTCTATACTAACAAGAGGTACTTTTTTGAGGCAAAGCATACCGCGGGCAAGACCAAGTCCATTATCTACGGTGTTTCTCCGTTACAATAGCTCTTCTCCATTTGGTAAATTAACCACTAATCctattgaagaaatggaaaaggagaagaaggGAGCTAGTGAAATAGTCAAGAATGAAGAAGGTGAAATAGATATTAATTCAATAACCCCTCAAAATGATGAACAGTTGATTGAATATTATAAGAATCAAAGTAAACCACAAGCTAAATTGGAAGACTTAATACACCCGTTAAAGATCCAGTTATTTAACCAGTCAGTATCACAACAtggatttttcaaaaatgatcaaattgtGACACATCAAGGTAAATCTTATAAATTCCATTTAACTCCTGAAGAAATCGAACTACTCGAACCATCAATTTATCTTCAATCATATCGTATAAAATCCTCCATGAAAAAAGCCACCGTTGTTAATCGATTTGTTCGTGGttatgatttgaaaacagctataaatcaattacaTTTCAACCCCAAGAAAATGGCaactgaattggaaaaattattgaaacGCGGGTTAGTCAAACTGCAAGAATTGGGTTATGATGAAAATTCAATGTATATTGCACAGTTATGGACCGGCAGTGATGGCGATTGGAGGAAAAGATTGGATATTAAGGGAAGAGGTAGACATGGAATTATCCATCATCGGTACattcatttgaaatgtgttttgaaaacaGGTCAAACCAAACAACGTTTGCAATGGGAGAAACAACAACGTGAAGCCAAGAGTAAACCAAAAAtgtatttgaataatgagCCATTGAATATTAAAGTGAGACCATGGTATAAGTGGTAG
- a CDS encoding Hwp1 cell wall protein (incomplete, gene starts within a gap in the genome sequence; similar to C. parapsilosis CPAR2_403520 and C. albicans HWP1) gives CGCAPPPPPPSSPPPSSEPPSSSEPPSSEPPNSEPPSSEPPSSSEPPSSRPSPPSSESSSSSKPSSSIVQPSSESFSSSMPETTSRSSSTSLESTESSGLSISGISGLSTARSTTIITVTTCAHGSCSIITETTGVTIITEGTKIFTTYCPLTGESSPSSSTIGPSNGSGGKGGGNGSNNVGGNGNGSGSGNGNGSRSSTVIAVTTCSNGGCSTVVETTGVTVRTEGTTIYTTYCPLTGETIPSSLTSVPSNGSGAGSGTGQGAGQTAGQGSGSGPSQGSGPGAGQESIETSLTEQQSTENHIPSLQTVSIMQSSESSSSESNPAEISVLAAVGPTIGYSIGAVFLAITMILL, from the coding sequence TGTGGTTGTGCACCACCCCCTCCACCACCTAGCTCACCACCACCTAGTTCTGAGCcaccttcttcatcagaaCCACCTAGTTCTGAACCACCAAACTCAGAGCCACCTAGTTCTGAACCACCTTCTTCGTCTGAGCCACCTAGTTCCAGACCTAGCCCACCTAGCTCGgaatcttcatcttcatcaaagcCATCTAGCTCAATTGTACAACCTAGCTCTGAGAGTTTTAGTTCATCAATGCCTGAAACTACATCAAGATCATCTAGTACATCGTTGGAGTCAACAGAATCTTCTGGCCTTTCTATATCAGGAATTTCTGGGTTATCAACAGCTCGTTCCACTACGATTATTACGGTCACTACCTGCGCGCATGGAAGTTGCTCAATCATAACTGAAACTACAGGAGTGACAATTATCACTGAAGGTACTAAGATTTTTACTACTTATTGTCCATTAACAGGAGAATCATCGccctcttcttcaactaTTGGACCAAGTAATGGTTCAGGTGGCAAAGGAGGTGGAAATGGATCAAATAATGTTGGTGGCAATGGAAACGGAAGTGGATCAGGTAATGGAAACGGATCACGTTCATCAACCGTCATCGCAGTTACTACTTGCTCAAATGGCGGCTGTTCTACTGTGGTTGAAACAACTGGAGTTACAGTTAGAACAGAAGGAACAACTATATACACTACCTATTGTCCATTAACTGGAGAAACGATACCTTCATCATTAACTAGTGTTCCAAGTAATGGCTCTGGTGCTGGCAGTGGAACAGGCCAAGGGGCAGGTCAAACAGCAGGTCAAGGATCAGGAAGTGGACCAAGTCAAGGATCAGGTCCAGGAGCAGGTCAAGAGTCAATTGAGACGTCACTTACGGAGCAACAATCAACGGAGAATCATATACCATCACTACAAACGGTCTCGATTATGCAATCAAGTGAGTCTTCGTCATCAGAGTCGAATCCAGCTGAGATTTCCGTATTAGCGGCTGTTGGTCCTACGATAGGTTACTCCATTGGGGCCGTTTTCTTGGCTATTACCATGATTTTGCTTTAG
- a CDS encoding Moh1 protein (protein similar to S. cerevisiae Moh1p), with the protein MGLKYTNYFDNSQYTSPDTQILTCKGCSSHLCLSNLILSDNFSGSSGKALLVEQLINVDIDPVTEDTSMRTGLYKINKVKCQQCKKIVGWRYKKSYSYSESYKEGKFVIEKSYISMSK; encoded by the coding sequence ATGGGATTAAAGTACACCAACTACTTTGACAACTCCCAATACACTTCACCAGATACCCAAATTCTCACCTGTAAAGGATGCTCAAGTCATCTTTGcttatcaaatttgatcttgtcCGATAACTTTAGTGGCTCTAGCGGAAAAGCACTTTTGGTTGAGCAGTTGATTaatgttgatattgatcCAGTTACCGAAGATACTTCAATGAGAACTGGACTATACAAGATTAATAAAGTCAAATGTCAACAATGTAAAAAGATTGTTGGTTGGAGGTATAAGAAGTCTTATAGTTATAGCGAAAGCTATAAAGAAGGGaaatttgtaattgaaaAGAGTTATATAAGTATGTCTAAATGA
- a CDS encoding Dot4 protein (protein similar to ubiquitin C-terminal), with product MSTPGTTTTASKLALTPTLSSNKSSTSTANPILSRYLTTPIVFHPAKHQENYSSTSQLPESYIVLSREKRGTSDSKDMKRNGSINESSSQISNGVKKEKVEPKRPKSLAEAVASYSGSKYEGPKERKRKRKLAEMEKREKEKKRDVESNESDDEERVFEENDEYVSAEQPPIKKPKGLWGSLKSLFGGVATGQEEDVGEEFVEGEENTLFNLVNKDSDESTPESTSADEVCDENSPFTGFSEPEKSETGEEEEEEEEEEEDPDFDEEDAVEVCDDANESDKSDDSDDEADESYDEENEADLKESSTESTPSLENDVGDSEYVDEDKDVDKLRHDLKVDQLVNGQGKLHTITRSMEEEEAEEEEEEGEDHLKFVKSSSTPPTSPEDSDEQKSLTQRQYYAFNEFPSDRGSNGSKRIYKNWRELSNAKPPVGLLNHGVTCYMNSAIQSLIHIPAFQHYLNDINQGKISNLKPRSISHILAELSKRMWNPNKPTAKYINPKRIIQRLDDINCMMSEWQQEDSHEYYMSLMSRLQEDSVPKGHKLNESIIYDIFGGLLHQKITCQQCHNISSTKQEFYDLSLGLNKKKYQNSCRYTIEKSINEFFSNEVIRKNDQDSKSGYYCDKCKTFTQANKISSILTAPETLTIHLKRFKFNGNSSSKVKQGISYSKYLDLTKYMDQEADSPSVKYQLIAVIVHEGRSISSGHYICHVLQPDGTSWSTYDDEYINRIDERKALSDANAYVLVYTKLTPK from the coding sequence ATGTCTACACCAGGAACAACTACAACTGCATCAAAATTAGCATTAACACCAACTTTATCGAGCAACAAGTCTAGCACAAGCACTGCAAATCCCATTCTAAGTAGATACTTGACCACTCCTATTGTGTTTCACCCAGCAAAACATCAAGAAAATTACTCATCGACATCGCAATTACCTGAGTCATATATCGTCTTGTCGAGAGAAAAGAGGGGAACTAGTGATAGTAAAGATATGAAACGGAATGGAAGTATAAACGAGTCACTGTCTCAAATTAGTAATGGAGTTAAGAAAGAGAAGGTTGAACCAAAGAGACCCAAATCACTAGCTGAAGCTGTTGCATCATACAGTGGAAGCAAATATGAAGGTCCCAaggagagaaagagaaagagaaagttGGCAGAGATGGAAAAGAgggaaaaagagaaaaagaggGATGTAGAGTCGAAtgaaagtgatgatgaagaacgagtgtttgaagaaaatgacGAATACGTATCGGCAGAGCAGCCTCCTATTAAGAAACCAAAGGGGTTATGGGGATCGCTTAAGTCActttttggtggtgttgcAACTGgtcaagaagaagatgttgGAGAGGAGTTTGTTGAAGGGGAGGAAAATacattattcaatttggtaaacAAAGACAGTGATGAGTCAACTCCGGAATCAACATCAGCTGATGAGGTATGTGATGAAAATTCTCCATTCACGGGATTTAGTGAGCCAGAAAAAAGTGAAACTGGggaggaagaggaggaagaagaggaagaggaggaagatcccgattttgatgaagaagatgcgGTTGAAGTTTGTGATGATGCAAATGAAAGTGATAAAAGTGATGACAGTGATGATGAGGCTGATGAAAGTTATGACGAAGAGAACGAGGCTGACTTAAAAGAGTCATCTACCGAGAGTACTCCCTCATTGGAGAATGATGTGGGTGATAGCGAATATGTGGATGAGGATAAggatgttgataaattaaGACATGACTTGAAGGTTGATCAACTTGTTAATGGGCAAGGAAAATTGCATACAATTACAAGAAGTATGGAGGAAGAGGAGGcagaagaggaagaagaagaaggggAAGATCATCTAAAATTTGTCAAGTCGAGCTCCACCCCACCTACATCACCAGAAGATAGCGATGAACAAAAAAGCTTAACCCAAAGACAATATTATGCATTCAATGAATTTCCCTCTGATCGTGGCTCCAATGGATCCAAGAGAATCTACAAAAACTGGCGTGAGTTATCCAATGCTAAACCCCCGGTTGGTTTATTAAATCATGGAGTTACATGTTATATGAATTCAGCAATACAATCACTCATTCACATTCCTGcatttcaacattatcTAAATGACATAAATCAAGGTAAAATATCCAATTTAAAACCACGATCAATTAGTCACATATTGGCTGAATTATCCAAAAGAATGTGGAATCCAAATAAACCAACTGCTAAATATATCAACCCCAAAAGGATTATTCAACGTTTGGATGACATTAATTGTATGATGAGTGAATGGCAACAAGAAGATAGTCATGAGTATTATATGAGTTTAATGTCGAGATTACAAGAAGATAGTGTTCCCAAGGGCCATAAGTTAAATGAATCAATCATTTATGATATATTTGGAGGCTTATTACATCAAAAGATTACTTGTCAGCAATGCCATAATATTTCCTCAACAAAGCAAGAGTTTTACGATTTATCACTTGgattaaacaaaaaaaagtatcaaAACAGTTGTCGATACACTATTGAGAAATCAATTAATGAGTTCTTCAGTAATGAAGTTATACGTAAAAATGACCAAGATTCGAAATCAGGATACTATTGTGATAAATGTAAAACATTTACCCAAGCTAACAagatatcatcaatactAACAGCCCCAGAAACATTAACCATTCACCTAAAgagattcaaattcaacgGAAATTCACTGAGTAAAGTAAAACAAGGAATAAGCTATTCGAAATATCTTGATTTAACCAAATACATGGATCAAGAAGCAGATTCCCCATCAGTCAAGTACCAATTGATAGCGGTGATTGTTCATGAAGGTAGATCGATATCCAGTGGTCATTATATTTGTCATGTATTACAACCAGATGGTACAAGTTGGAGCACTTATGACGACGAATATATCAACCgaattgatgaaagaaAGGCATTACTGGATGCAAATGCATACGTGTTGGTGTATACGAAATTAACTCCAAAGTAA
- a CDS encoding Osh3 protein (protein has oxysterol binding protein and pleckstrin homology motif): protein MPASSESSMETLEIHSKDFLIKWINAPENSTIDWQVKPLKKSINFSFYQRRDDTASSQSSLDASEKSAPSSELAPPQLRARTGSTASVNQFKRSNDVYKSKSRTSTLSSIGESDLSLIKNYNKLIANELVHGKFHTDTGGMFAFVFDNSFSKTIAKSVQFSANVIATDVSQEEKIEHNDQQVFDNNTDNSLAGEVLQSVMLKKRRKKLQGFVKRYFVLNLKRGSLSYFKVDDNKLRGQMPVKEAIISANPSNRQFIIDSGMEVWHLKAINQADFNAWVNAFNAIKRQDSPNTVTSKSPTPFKSSTELNIILQKLDKLRLENPSPLVGEIHQDILNLISRKSGESSDGQGSYGDLQSVYTSEYHDAEEEFDNDGVNFLDNEGYAQQPEDEDMEVEESSSDEEEDDDEYLDKKQPQHSAAGVAPIDQTQGSTENKQELPQPTVASDEGLYPLPHEPVSRNSDIPNCKHSPPSLLSFVRKNVGKDLSTIAMPVTYNEPTTVLQKFAEMLEYPQIVTNAVESDFEGDNGEKILRIASFALSSLSSQRAKERNKRKPFTPLLGETYELVREDLGFRLVSEKVSHRPPVFAFHVDTDNWTMDFALSPSQKFWGKQSEVTTKGVVVLTDKLSGEEFTWTQPTTMIKNIIAGETYAEPNGTITVKSSKGYKAVAEFAKGGMWSGRSEGVEVKAFDKSKKELPYTVSGNWTEKFILKTKSTEKSIWQAGELLPNYQKKYGFTTFAGTLNKITEMEQGFIPPTDSRLRPDLQAYEQGDADKAEELKNKLEQDQRVRRKQMEENGTEHVPQFFRFVGGNDEPVDEGKWEFITGENSYWNRRKKQDWQGLVKLW from the coding sequence ATGCCCGCCTCGTCAGAGTCCTCAATGGAAACTTTGGAGATCCACTCCAAGGATTTCTTAATCAAATGGATTAACGCCCCAGAGAACTCCACTATCGATTGGCAGGTGAAACCTTTGAAGAagtcaatcaatttctcattTTATCAAAGAAGAGACGATACTGCTTCATCTCAGTCCTCCCTTGACGCTTCGGAGAAAAGTGCACCTTCCAGTGAATTGGCTCCTCCACAATTAAGAGCAAGAACAGGGTCAACGGCCTCAGTAAACCAATTCAAGAGGTCGAATGATGTCTACAagtcaaaatcaagaacGTCTACTTTGTCCTCAATTGGAGAATCAGATCtttctttgatcaaaaactacaacaagttgattgCCAATGAGTTGGTTCATGGAAAGTTCCACACTGATACAGGAGGAATGTTTGCATTTGTATTTGACAActccttttcaaaaactatTGCCAAATCTGTTCAGTTTTCTGCGAACGTGATAGCCACTGATGTTTCACAAGAGGAAAAGATCGAGCACAATGATCAACAAGTGTTTGATAATAATACCGACAATTCTCTCGCTGGAGAAGTCTTGCAAAGTGTCATGTtaaagaagagaagaaagaagtTGCAAGGATTTGTCAAGCGCTACTTTGTGTTAAATTTAAAGAGGGGCTCCTTATCTtatttcaaagttgatgataacAAATTGAGGGGTCAAATGCCCGTGAAGGAAGCGATCATTTCTGCAAATCCTTCCAACAGACAGTTTATTATCGATTCAGGTATGGAGGTATGGCATTTGAAAGCAATAAATCAAGCCGATTTCAACGCATGGGTCAATGCTTTCAATGCTATCAAGAGACAGGATAGTCCAAATACAGTGACTTCTAAATCACCAACCCCGTTTAAGTCATCTACTGAGCTAAACAtcattttacaaaaattggaCAAGTTAAGGCTCGAAAATCCTTCGCCTTTAGTCGGGGAGATCCACCAAGACATCTTAAACTTGATCAGCAGGAAATCTGGAGAGTCTTCAGATGGCCAAGGTTCGTACGGCGATTTGCAATCCGTCTACACGTCAGAATATCACGAtgcagaagaagaatttgacAATGACGGAGTCAACTTCCTCGACAATGAAGGTTATGCGCAACAACCAGAAGATGAGGATATGGAAGTAGAAGAAAGCTCATCAGATGAGGAGgaagatgacgatgaatACCTTGACAAGAAACAGCCTCAACATTCTGCAGCAGGAGTCGCTCCTATTGATCAAACACAAGGCAGTACAGAAAACAAGCAAGAATTGCCACAACCAACAGTTGCCAGTGATGAAGGCTTGTACCCATTACCTCATGAACCAGTTTCCCGGAACTCAGATATACCAAACTGTAAACattcaccaccatcattaCTCAGTTTTGTCCGAAAGaatgttggaaaagattTATCAACGATTGCCATGCCGGTTACCTACAATGAACCCACTACAGTGCTTCAAAAGTTTGCAGAGATGCTTGAATACCCTCAAATTGTTACCAATGCAGTAGAATCAGATTTTGAGGGAGATAACGGAGAAAAGATTTTAAGGATTGCTTCATTTGCATTGAGTTCACTTTCTTCACAGAGGGCAAAAGAGAGGAATAAACGTAAACCATTCACTCCATTGTTGGGTGAGACATACGAGTTGGTACGAGAAGATCTTGGATTTAGATTGGTTTCGGAGAAAGTCAGTCATAGACCTCCTGTTTTTGCCTTTCACGTTGATACTGATAATTGGACAATGGATTTTGCATTGTCACCATCTCAGAAATTCTGGGGTAAACAATCCGAAGTAACTACAAAAGGAGTGGTTGTATTAACGGATAAGTTAAGTGGCGAGGAGTTTACCTGGACTCAACCCACAACCATGatcaaaaatatcattGCAGGAGAGACATATGCTGAACCAAATGGAACAATCACTGTCAAGTCATCCAAAGGGTACAAGGCAGTAGCTGAATTTGCAAAAGGTGGAATGTGGAGTGGAAGATCCGAGGGAGTCGAAGTTAAAGCCTTTGACAAGTCAAAGAAAGAGTTGCCATACACTGTTTCTGGAAACTGGACTGAAAAGTTCATtctcaaaacaaaatcaaccgAAAAGAGCATTTGGCAAGCTGGCGAATTGTTGCCCAACtatcaaaagaaatatgGTTTCACCACTTTTGCTGGAacattgaacaaaatcacTGAAATGGAGCAAGGATTCATTCCACCAACTGATTCAAGATTAAGACCTGACTTGCAAGCCTATGAACAAGGTGATGCTGATAAAGCCGAAGAGTTAAAGAATAAACTTGAACAAGACCAACGTGTGAGACGAAAACAGATGGAGGAAAATGGTACTGAACATGTTCCTCAATTTTTCCGGtttgttggtggtaatGATGAACCTGTTGATGAAGGTAAATGGGAATTCATCACCGGAGAAAACAGCTATTGGAACAGGAGAAAGAAGCAAGATTGGCAGGGATTGGTCAAATTGTGGTGA
- a CDS encoding Csh3 protein (similar to C. parapsilosis CPAR2_403440 and C. albicans CSH3 similar to S. cerevisiae Shr3p, a chaperone specific for amino acid permeases) → MMKYKDIVPIGTVLIIAATSFGLGAIYGNWPYDINTLWRATDPNGFSKSLVHYQTWANAPMYIHYVLHAVGFLGLVGHFIKLYKPDEEAKYFEYGSLALFMIAIVIYLTNLRTGINAAITGEWGEVDSATGINVIAASQVMIILVLVGVLVLQGGLYYAQWYDEELKKEFYENEARDAASAAERQAKQEEDIIAGDSANVEIIAENDGTAIDTKGKKKKNTVKKRKS, encoded by the coding sequence atgatgaaatatAAGGACATCGTACCAATTGGTACTGTTTTAATCATTGCTGCTACCTCATTTGGTCTTGGTGCAATCTATGGAAACTGGCCATATGATATAAACACATTATGGCGTGCCACTGACCCCAATGGATTCAGTAAATCCCTCGTTCATTATCAAACTTGGGCAAATGCACCAATGTACATTCACTACGTTTTACACGCAGTGGGGTTTCTTGGTCTTGTTGGccatttcatcaaacttTATAAACCTGATGAAGAAGCCAAATATTTCGAGTATGGATCATTGGCGCTATTTATGATTGCTATTGTTATATATTTAACCAATTTGAGAACTGGTATTAATGCTGCTATTACTGGGGAATGGGGAGAAGTTGATTCAGCCACTGGGATTAATGTTATTGCGGCTTCTCAAGTGATGATTATTTTGGTACttgttggtgttttggTGTTACAAGGTGGATTATATTATGCACAATGgtatgatgaagaattgaagaaggaattTTACGAGAATGAAGCTAGAGATGCTGCTTCAGCTGCTGAACGTCAAGCTAAGCAAGAAGAGGATATTATTGCTGGTGATAGTGctaatgttgaaattattgCTGAAAATGATGGGACTGCTATTGACACCAAgggaaagaagaagaagaatacggtaaagaagagaaagtCATAG